The DNA window CCCAAACCCTAAACCTGTTGTGTAAAAAGTATGTATGTTATAAAATAAATGTTAAATTTGTGTAGTACCTTTGCTGCGCTTTCATTCTAAATATATGAAAAAAATTAATTATTTCTCGCTCGCTGTTATCTTGCTGTTTGGCTTGACGATTCAGGCTCAAACCAAAAAATGGACCTTGGAAGAATGCGTAAAATACGCTATAGATAATAATATTTCAATTAAAAATACCGAATTAGATACCAAAACAGCCGATATTGATAAAAAAGGAGCTATCGGAAATTTTATTCCATCCTTGAATTCCAATGCAAACCATTCGTGGAATATTGGTTTGAACCAAGACCCTACTACGGGACTTTTGCGTAATCAAACTACGCAATATTCCTCTTTTGGAGCAGGTGTTGGGTTTGATATTTACAAAGGAATGCAAAATCAAAATACGCTACGAAGAGCCAATCTTTCGATTCTTGCTGCCAAATATCAACTCACTAAAATGCAGGAAGATGTAGCGCTAAATGTGGCCAACGCTTTCTTACAAGTGTTGTTTAATAAGGAAAACTTAAAAGTACAGCAAGAGCAAAAAGCGAATAACGAAAAACAACTGGCTCGGTCGGAAGAATTAGTAAAGGCGGGCTCAGTGCCACGTGGCGATTTATTAGATATTAAAGCGACGGTGGCTTCCGATAATCAAAGAGTGATTAATGCCGAAAATGCTTTGCTAATTTCTAAATTGAGTTTGGCTCAATTGTTACAATTAAAAGAGTTTTATGATTTTGACGTAACCGATGATACGAATGTCAAAGACGAAAATAATATCTTGGCACAAACTCCTTTGGCAATCTATGACAAAGCAAAGGAACTTAGAACGGAATTGAAAATTGCCAAAACCAATTTAGAAATTGCCCAAAAGAATGTTGCTATTGCCAAAGGAGGATTTCAACCTACTTTGCAGGGGTATTATAACATTAATACTAGAATTTCCTATGCTAACACTTTCGATTTTCAAACCCAAACTTCGAAACCGGCAGATCCTTTCAGTCAACAATTTACAGATAATAAAGGGCAGGCTTTTGGAGCCCAATTGCAAATACCAATTTTTAATGGTTGGGCTGCAAAAAACAATGTAGAGCGTTCGAAAGTAAATCTTGAAAAATCTAAAATTGCGGTGGAGCAAGAAGAATTAGCTTTGCAAAGAAATGTTTACACGGCTTTTACCGATGCCAAAGGTGGTTTGAATGCCTATGAATCTGCAATTATTTCGGCAGAAGCAAGAGAAGAAGCGTATAAGTATGCCAAAGAAAGATATGCCGTAGGAATGATGAATTCTTTCGATTTCAATCAGTCGCAAACCTTATATACCGTGGCGCAGTCTGAAGTATTGAGAACCAAATACGATTACATTTTCAAAATAAAAATACTGGAATTCTATTTTGGAATTCCAATCATTAAAAATTAATTATTATGTCAAAAAAAACTATTTATATAGTAATTGGAGCAGCCGTTGCGATTATTGCTTTGTTGATTGTACTATCCAAATCGGGAGTTATAGGAAGCAAAGACAAAGGCAAATCGGTTGAAATTGCTAGTGTCAACAACACGACAATTGTCGAAACGGTATCAGCCACTGGGAAAATCCAACCCGAAATCGAAGTCAAAATTTCCTCTGAAGTTTCAGGCGAAATCATCGCTTTGAATGTAATCGAAGGGCAAGTGGTAAAAAAAGGCGATTTATTAGTGAAAATAAATCCTGATTTGTACACCTCCGGATACAATCGTACACTTTCTAATTTATCGGGAACCAAAGCAGGATTAAGTCAAGCTGATGCTTCGTTTAAGGAAGCCAAAGCTAATTATGATCGTAACAAAACATTATTCGAAAAAGGGATTATTTCTAAATCGGATTGGGACAAAGCAATCGCGAGTTTTGAAGTAGCCAAAGCCAACAAACAATCCGCTTATTTCAATGTGCAAAGTGCCACAGCCACGGTAAATGAGGCTAAAGATAATCTAGGAAGAACCACTATTTACGCGCCAGCCGATGGAACAATTTCGGTTCTTAATGTAGAATTGGGCGAAAGAGTTTTGGGAACCCAACAGATGGCAGGAACCGAAATTCTACGCGTGGCCAACCTCAATAATATGGAAGTGGAAGTCGATGTAAATGAAAATGACATCGTCAAAATAAAAGTGGGTAATGAAGCCAAAGTGGAAGTAGATGCCTATTTGAAAAAACAATTCAAGGGGATTGTAACGAGTATTTCCAATTCAGCTAGTTCGACGCTAACGGCCGATCAGGTGACCAATTTCAAAGTGAAAGTTAGAATCTTAAAAGAATCTTACCAAGATTTATTAGAAGGTAAACCTGCGACTTATTCGCCTTTCAGACCCGGAATGACCGCCACTGTTGATATTATTACCAAAACAAGACCTAATGTTTTGGCGGTGCCCATTAGTTCGGTAGTGGTAAAATCGGATACAATTCCAGTAAAATCATTTCAAGTGGACGACAAAGAGGATAAGGAGAAAAAGGCCGCACCCAAAAGCGATAAAAAACTAGAATGTGTTTTCGTAAAAGTAGGAAACAAAGCCAAAATCCGCATCATCAAAACGGGAATTCAAGACGATACCAATATTGAAGTGCTCACAGGTCTTAAAAAAGGAGATGTCGTGATCACAGGACCCTACACTACTGTTTCGAAAGAATTGAATTCTGGTGATAAAGTGACTACGGATAAAGTGGAAGAGAAGAAATAGTGTTCAGTAATTAGTAAATCTAGTTTTAGGGTTTAAAGTTTTTAGCGAAACCACAAACCACAAACCACAAACTTTAAACCACAAACCTTTTGTCCTATATTTTAAACATCGAAACCGCTACCAAGAATTGTTCTGTTGCTTTAGCAAAAGACGGAAAAACAATTCTATGCAAAGAAATTGCCGAAGAAGGCTATTCGCACGCGGAACGTTTGCACGTTTTTATTGAAGAAATTATCAAAGAAGTTGGAATTACTTATCAAGACATTTCGGCGATTGCTGTGAGTCAAGGTCCAGGTTCTTACACCGGATTGCGTATTGGTGTTTCTGCTGCGAAAGGGTTGTGCTTTGCCTTGGATATTCCGCTAATTGCAGTAGATACTTTGCAGGTTTTAGCCTCGCAAGCCAAGGTTTCCAGCGGATTGATAATTCCGATGCTCGATGCTCGAAGAATGGAAGTGTATAGCGCTATTTTTACTCCAAATTTCGAAAGCAAAAGAGTCGTTCAAGCTGAAATTATCACCGAAAACTCCTTTGAAGATTTACAGGAAACGCTCTATTTTGTAGGCGATTGTGCCGAGAAATGCAAACCAGTTTTGACCAAGGACAACTTCATTTTCTTAGAAGAAATCAAATATCCATCAGCTAGAGAAATGAGTTTGCTAAGTTTTGAAAAACACCAAAAAAACGACTTTGTAGATGTCGCTTATTTTGAACCCTATTATTTGAAGGATTTTATGATGACCGTTTCGAAGAAATAATTGTTTATCTTTGTTTGAAGAACTCTATCTAAATCCTTTGTTATGAATGCTATCCGACAATTTATTGAAGTAAAAAACAATACTTTTAATGTGGTACTTCCCGAGGGATTTACTGCCAAAACAGTAGAAGTAATCATTATGCCTATGGATGTTGAAGATGATATTCCGCAATGGCAAAAAGATATTGTTTCTGAACGAGTGGCATCCATTAAACAAAATCCCGAGTTGTTAATTGATGAAGAGCAATTTTGGAAAGACATAGAAAATGCGCGCTAAAGTTAAGTACGCTATTTTTGTTAAAGAAGATATTTTAGAATCTGTAAA is part of the Flavobacterium nackdongense genome and encodes:
- the tsaB gene encoding tRNA (adenosine(37)-N6)-threonylcarbamoyltransferase complex dimerization subunit type 1 TsaB — its product is MSYILNIETATKNCSVALAKDGKTILCKEIAEEGYSHAERLHVFIEEIIKEVGITYQDISAIAVSQGPGSYTGLRIGVSAAKGLCFALDIPLIAVDTLQVLASQAKVSSGLIIPMLDARRMEVYSAIFTPNFESKRVVQAEIITENSFEDLQETLYFVGDCAEKCKPVLTKDNFIFLEEIKYPSAREMSLLSFEKHQKNDFVDVAYFEPYYLKDFMMTVSKK
- a CDS encoding addiction module protein, which produces MNAIRQFIEVKNNTFNVVLPEGFTAKTVEVIIMPMDVEDDIPQWQKDIVSERVASIKQNPELLIDEEQFWKDIENAR
- a CDS encoding efflux RND transporter periplasmic adaptor subunit → MSKKTIYIVIGAAVAIIALLIVLSKSGVIGSKDKGKSVEIASVNNTTIVETVSATGKIQPEIEVKISSEVSGEIIALNVIEGQVVKKGDLLVKINPDLYTSGYNRTLSNLSGTKAGLSQADASFKEAKANYDRNKTLFEKGIISKSDWDKAIASFEVAKANKQSAYFNVQSATATVNEAKDNLGRTTIYAPADGTISVLNVELGERVLGTQQMAGTEILRVANLNNMEVEVDVNENDIVKIKVGNEAKVEVDAYLKKQFKGIVTSISNSASSTLTADQVTNFKVKVRILKESYQDLLEGKPATYSPFRPGMTATVDIITKTRPNVLAVPISSVVVKSDTIPVKSFQVDDKEDKEKKAAPKSDKKLECVFVKVGNKAKIRIIKTGIQDDTNIEVLTGLKKGDVVITGPYTTVSKELNSGDKVTTDKVEEKK
- a CDS encoding TolC family protein; translation: MKKINYFSLAVILLFGLTIQAQTKKWTLEECVKYAIDNNISIKNTELDTKTADIDKKGAIGNFIPSLNSNANHSWNIGLNQDPTTGLLRNQTTQYSSFGAGVGFDIYKGMQNQNTLRRANLSILAAKYQLTKMQEDVALNVANAFLQVLFNKENLKVQQEQKANNEKQLARSEELVKAGSVPRGDLLDIKATVASDNQRVINAENALLISKLSLAQLLQLKEFYDFDVTDDTNVKDENNILAQTPLAIYDKAKELRTELKIAKTNLEIAQKNVAIAKGGFQPTLQGYYNINTRISYANTFDFQTQTSKPADPFSQQFTDNKGQAFGAQLQIPIFNGWAAKNNVERSKVNLEKSKIAVEQEELALQRNVYTAFTDAKGGLNAYESAIISAEAREEAYKYAKERYAVGMMNSFDFNQSQTLYTVAQSEVLRTKYDYIFKIKILEFYFGIPIIKN